In Shinella zoogloeoides, the genomic window GCCGCAGCCGTTCCACCTTCTCCCAGAGCCGCGCCTTGGCGCGGGCATAGAGCACATCGAGCGTGAAGCGGCCGCGCTCGCGCATGGCCGCGCGGGATTTCATCTCGTTGATGATCGCAAGCGCGGGAATCTCCCACATGGTGGTGTGCGTCCAGGGCCCGTCGAAATGCAGCTCGTACTGCCCATCCGCCTTGCGCAGCTCGTAATCAGGCAGCTGGAAGGCGGAGAGCCAGGCGATGAAATCCGGGCCGAACATGCGCGACCTGCCGTAAAAGCTGTTGCCGGCCAGCCAGATCAGCTCCTTCTTGGTGAAGCGCACGCTTCGGGCGTGGTCGAGCTGCGCGCGCAGTTCCCCCTCGTCGATGATGTCGGCGAGCCGCACGCTCGTCGTGCGGTTGATCAGCGAGAAGGTGGCGTTCACATCCGGGTGGAGCTGCCGGATCATCTGCAGCATCAGCAGCTTGTAGAAATCCGTGTCGAGCAGGCTGCGCACGATCGGATCGAGCCGGAAATTGTGGTCGTAGGTGCGGGTCGCGATATCGTTGACGGCCATGCCGGCTCCTGGTCGATGGCGGAAGAATCCATGGTCTGCCGGCAGCGGGCTTGCCGGCGCGCCAGCCTCGTTTATCGAACCGCCGATTGCAAGCCGGGCGCAAAAAGTCGCATTTTTTTACGAAGCTGTCGGAAGCCACTTCCCTCGTTCGTCTTTACGGGGAGTGAACATGGAGACGCTTATGCTTGATATGGATGACGAACTGCTGGATTTCGAGAAGCACGGTACGCCGCTGCTGCCCGTTTCGGCCCGGGAGGGCTTCGTCGAAAACGACGGCGCGCGCATCTGGCATGCGGTTTACGGAAGCGGGCCGGCGGTCGTTCTGCTCCATGGCGGACTCGGCCACGCCGGCAATTGGGCCAACCAGGTGCCCGCTCTCGTTGCGGCCGGGCGCTCGGTGTTGGTCGTCGACAGTCGGGGGCACGGGCGCAGCACGCGTGATGCCGGGCCGTTCAGCTATGTGCGCATGGCAAATGACGTGTTGGCGGTGATGGACCATCTCAATCTAGACAAGGTTAGCCTCGTCGGCTGGAGCGACGGCGCCTGCACGGCGCTGATCCTGGCCGACCTGCATCCGGAACGGGTTGCCGGCGTCTTCTTTTTCGCCTGCAACATGGACCCGAGCGGCACGCTCGACGTTCAGCCGTCCCCGCTGCTCGACCGTTGCTTCGCCCGGCACAGGATCGACTATCGGGCGCTTTCCGCGACGCCGGACGAGTTCGACGCCTTCGTGGCGGATGTCTCCCGCATGATGCAGAGCGAGCCGAACTACACGGTCGATCAGCTTGCCGGCATCCGTGTGCCGGTCACGGTCGCGATCGGCGAGAACGACGAATTCATCCGGCAGGAGCATATGGCCTATCTCGCGCGCAGCATTCCCGCCGGCCAGTTGGTCGTGCTTCCTGACGTCAGCCATTTCGCACCCTTGCAGCGGCCGGACCTCTTCAACCGCGAAGTCCTGCGCTTCCTCGCGGAAACCGGCTAGCAGGCCTACTGTCCGAAGAAGAGCACGGCGGCGATCACAACCGACGCGCCGACCGCCGAAAGCGTTCCCGCGCCCTGCAGGACGCCCATGCGGTATAGCATCAGCGCGAAGCCGGCGATTACAGGCGCGGCGACGATGAGGCCGAACTGTGCGTCCGTCATGAAGAGATCCTTTCCTTTGCGGCCATCATGCCGCGCTCGGCCTGCCTGCTCTTTGTGCCGGCGCAAAGAAGTCCATTGGTTTGCGCGCTAGGGAACATCCATGGCGACGATAGACGACATGGACATGGCGGTCGGGAAGGCCGAGGGCGGGGAAGCGGATTCCCTCTTGCTCTGGATTCTGGTGTGGAGCGAGCTTGCGGCCTTCGGCGCACTGCTCGTCGCCTTCATGGTGATGACCGTGATGGACACCGATGGCGCCGCGCTGCTTCGCTCGCATCTTCATCCGGGGCTTGCCGCCCTCAACACCGTTCTTCTCGTCTTCAGCGGCTGGCAGGCGGCGCTTGCGGTTCGCCGCGGTGACGACGGCGTCCGCCGCCCGCTCGTCATTGCAGCGCTGGGCGGCTTTGCCTTCGTGGCCGTCAAGGTCGTCGAGTATGCCATCGAGCTCCGCTCCGGCATCGGCGCGGCCGGGGGGCTGACGGAACTCTATTTCCTCGTCACCGGCTTCCACCTGCTGCATGTGCTGTTCGGCGCCGGCATTCTCCTGCTCGTCGCCTGGCGGCCGTCGCGCGCCAATGTCTTGATGATCGCGACGCTTTGGCATGCGATCGATCTTGTCTGGCTCGTGATGTTCCCGATCGTCTATCTCACCTGAGGCGCCCATGACCCGACAGGCCCGCGAACAGTTCGTCGCCACGCTCGCCATGCTGCTGACGCTCGCCGTCGGCGGCGCCTTCGTCGGGGGGCTCAGCGGTGGGTTGCTGGTGCCGGTCGCGGCCGTGCTCGTCATGGCCTATGCCAAGGGCCGCCTCGTCATCCTCGACTTCATGGATTTGAGGCCGAGCCATGGCGTCCTGCGCTCCGCGCTGCTCGCCTGGCCGGCGGCCTTGCTGTCGCTTGCGCTCGTCCGCGCCGTCGCCGTCGCGCTGATCGGCTGAGCAACCGCCCCGGTCTTTGCCAATGCGCAAAGAAGGCTTTTCCCCCGCCGCTAGAACCATGACGTCCCGCATTGCCGGCGAGGGGATCGCCGGCAAAACAGTCTGGCGGGGTTTGGCGCCGGGCCCATGGGGTTTCGGCAAGGAAAGGACCATGGGATGGCAGAGCGCCTAACCAAGACCGGGGCCCGCAACGTCTTCTATGGCGGGTCCATCTTCTTCTTCGCGATCTTCGTGGGGCTTACGGCCCACTCTCACTACTACATCAGGACGTCCTCCACCGACGAGACGACGCTCACCGACAGCGTCGCGCGCGGCAAGCATGTCTGGGAGAAGAACGCCTGCATCAACTGCCACACCTTGCTGGGCGAGGGCGCCTATTTCGCGCCCGAGCTCGGCAATGTCTGGAAGCGTTATGGCGGCGTCGACGACCCCGAGGGCGCGCGCGAGGCGCTGAAGGCCTGGATGGCCGCGCAGCCGAGCGGGGCGGAGGGCCGGCGGCAGATGCCGCAGTTCAACCTCACCGAACAGGAACTCAACGATCTCGCTGATTTCCTCGAATGGACGAGCCGGATCATGACCCAGAACTGGCCGCCGAACGATGCCGGCTGACGGACAGGGTTCAGGAGAAAAGACATGAAATATCAAACGCAAAAGGTCGCGATGCTGTATTTCTACGGTGCGCTCGGCCTCTTCCTCGCCCAGGTCCTCTTCGGCGTCGTGGCCGGCACGATCTACGTGCTGCCCAACACGCTTTCCGAGCTCCTGCCGTTCAACATCGTGCGCATGATTCATACCAATGCGCTCGTCGTCTGGCTGCTCATGGGCTTCATGGGCGCGACCTACTACATGATCCCGGAGGAGACCGAGACGGAGCTGTTCAGCCCGAAGCTCGCCGTTCTCCAGTTCTGGATGTTCTTCGTGGCTGCGGGCCTGACGGTCGTCGGCTACATGTTCCGCATCCATGAGGGGCGGGAATTCCTCGAGCAGACCTTCATCGCCAAGGTCGGCATCGTCGTCGTCGTCCTGATGTTCCTCTTCAACATCACCATGACTGCGCTGAAGGGTCGCAAGACCACGGTCATCAACATCCTGCTCTTCGGCCTGTGGGGCCTGGCGATCTTCTTCCTCTTCGCCTTCTACAACCCGATCAACCTGGCGCTCGACAAGATGTACTGGTGGTACGTCATCCACCTGTGGGTCGAGGGCGTCTGGGAGCTGATCATGGCCTCCGTGCTCGCCTTCCTGATGATCAAGCTCAACGGCATCGACCGCGAGGTCGTGGAGAAATGGCTCTACGTCATCGTTGGCCTCGCGCTCTTCTCGGGCATCCTCGGCACGGGCCACCACTATTACTGGATCGGCGCGCCGGGCTACTGGCAGTGGATCGGCTCGCTGTTCTCCACGCTGGAAGTGGCGCCCTTCTTCACCATGGTCATCTTCACCTTCGTGATGACCTGGAAGGCCGGCCGCAACCATCCGAACAAGGCGGCGCTGCTGTGGTCGATCGGCTGCTCGGTGATGGCCTTTTTCGGCGCTGGCGTCTGGGGCTTCCTGCACACGCTGTCGTCGGTGAACTACTACACCCACGGCACCCAGGTCACCGCCGCGCACGGGCACCTCGCCTTCTTCGGCGCCTATGTGATGCTGAACCTTGCCATGATGGCCTACGCCATCCCGGAAATCCGCGGCCGGGCGCCGTTCAACCAGTGGCTCTCGATCGCGAGCTTCTGGATCATGTGCACGGCCATGTCGGTGATGACCTTCGCGCTCACCTTCGCCGGTGTCGTGCAGGTGCATCTCCAGCGCGTGCTCGGCGAGAACTTCATGGACGTCCAGGACCAGCTCGCGCTGTTCTACTGGGTGCGTCTCGGCTCGGGTGTCGCTGTCCTCCTCTCGGCACTGATGTTCGTCTGGGCCGTGCTCGTGCCCGGCCGGGAACGGCGCGACAGCCTTACCCAGCTGGTCCAGCCGGCCGAGTGAGTGCTGGCCGGCCCCGTCATCCCGCGGGGCCGGCACTTCCTTTCAGAAATTCGTGGAGACCAAAATGAACGTCATGCTCAAGGCGTCGCGCGCCGAAATTCCCGCCTACAGCCCCTCCGGCAATGAATGCGCCCTGTTCGAGACGGCCTGGACGCGGCAGCTTCCGCTGCTGCTGAAAGGCCCGACGGGCTGCGGCAAGACGCGCTTCGTCAGTCACATGGCCGCAAGGCTCGGCCTGCCGCTTTCCACCGTCTCCTGCCACGACGACCTGTCCGCCGCCGACCTCACCGGCCGCTACCTCCTGAAGGGCGGCGACACGGTCTGGGTCGACGGCCCGCTGACGCGCGCGGTGCGCGAAGGGGGCGTGTGCTATCTCGACGAGATCGTCGAGGCGCGCAAGGACGTCGCCGTCGTGCTGCATCCGCTCACCGACGACCGGCGCATCCTGCCGCTGGAGCGCACCGGCGAAGTGCTGGAAGCCCCGGCCGGCTTCATGCTCGTCGTCTCCTACAATCCCGGCTACCAGAATCTCCTGAAGGCGCTGAAGCCTTCGACGCGCCAGCGCTTCGTCGCCATCGAGTTCGATTTTCTGCCAAAGAGTGCGGAGATCGCCGTCGTCGCAACGGAAAGCGGGCTGGACGAGGCGCGCGTCGCACCGCTCGTCGAACTCGCTCATCGGCTTCGCGCTCTCAAAGGCCACGACCTGGAAGAGGGCGTATCGACGCGCCTTCTCGTCTATTGCGCCTGCCTTATCGACAGCGGCATGACGATTCGCGAGGCCGTGCGCGCCGCGATGATCGAACCGCTCACCGACGAGCCGGACGTCCGCGCCGCCCTCCTCGAAATCGCCGACGCGCTGATCCGCTGAGGCCGCCATGCTGGATTTCCTGGAACTGGAGGAAACCGTCGGCCGCGCCTGGCACAGGCTCGTCGGCAACACGGCCACCTGGCCACGCCATCCGGACCATGCCGTCCGGCTGGAAGATGTTCGACCGGTGCTCGCCGTCTGCTTTCGCGGTTTTGGCGGGGAGGGCGCGGTTCAGATCGCGCCGGCGCGCGGGCGCACCTCGACGCATCGCCTCAGGCTGCGCCAGCGCATGGGGCTCGGGGAGGAGAAGCTTGTGCAGCCCGGCCGTGACCACGCGACGCTGATGCTGCCGGGCGAGATCGCGCTCTTCGCAGATCGCGGCCTCAATCGGGACCTCTATATCTGGCTGGCCGCGGCCATGGCCGTCATGCCGCTCGATCAGGTGACACATGACGACCCGCTCCAGCGCGACCTTGCCATCCTGGCGCGGGCGGAGACGACCGCGAAAGCGATCCTCGCCACCTTTCCGGGCCTCGCCCGACGCTACAGGCGGCTTTGCGCTGCGACGCTGGAGGCGCGCCGCCGACGGCCGCTGCCAACCATCGAGCGCCATGTCGAGAACCGTATCCTCAGCCTCCTGAAAAAGGGCGCGGGGCTGGCGGACGATACGCTGCCTGTCATCTTCCCGCACCGTGCGCCGCCCGGCTACCTGCCCATGCTGCCCATGCCGCTCTGGCCCGATGCGCTTTTGCGCAAGGAAGGCGAAGGGCGTGGGGAGGAGGACCAGCCGGCGACCGGGAGCGATCAGCAGGCGTCGGAGATCGGCCGGCATGTCGCGCTGCGCGAGAAGGCGGAGAACCGCAAGAACGAGCGCAGCCCCTTCATCCTCAACCGCTTCGAGAAAATCCTTGCCATGGCCGAGATGGTCAATGTCGACCGCCCCGGCGACGACAGCGACGATCACGATTCAAGTGCCGCCGACGAGCTGGACGATATGACGCTCGGCGAGCGCAAGGGGCGTCCCGCCGCGCGCTTCCACTTCGATCTCGACCTTCCGCCGGAAGCCCTCGACCGCACGCGGCTGACCGGCGAATTTACCTATCCGGAATGGGACTACCGTACGGCGAGCTACCTGCCGGACCATTGCCGCGTGCTCGCCTCGCCGGCGCCGGACACCGCCACGGTGCCGCAGGCCGACCCGGACACGAAGAGCCTCATCCGCCGGGTGCGCCGCCAGTTCGAGGTGCTGCGCCCGCGCCATGAAATGCTGCGCGCGCAGCTCGACGGGGCGGAACTCGACCTCGATGCGGTGGTGCGCGCGCGCAGCGATCTTGCCGCCGGCGGGCAGGGCAGCGATCGCATCCATTTGATGAGCCGGCCGCAGGCGCACGACCTCGCCGTCACCATCCTCGTCGACGTCTCGCTCTCCACCGACGCCTGGTTCGACAACCGCCGTGTGCTCGATGTCGAGAAGGAAGCGCTGACGGTGCTCGCCCATGGGCTTGCCGCCTGCGGTGACCGCCATTCGATCCTCACCTTCACCTCCCGTCGCCGCTCCTGGGTGCGCGTCGAGACGGTCAAGGATTTCGGCGAGCCGATGGGGCATGGCGTCGAGGCGCGCATCGCGGCGTTGAAGCCCGGCTTCTACACCCGCATCGGCCCGGCGATCCGCCATGCGGCGGCGAAACTGCGCGAGCAGCCGAATCGCCGCAAGTTGCTGTTGCTCCTCACCGATGGCAAGCCGAATGACGTGGACCACTATGAGGGCCGCTTCGCGCTGGAGGATAGCCGCCGCGCCGTTACGGAAGCGCGCCGGACGGGCGTCAGCGTGTTCGGGGTGACGGTCGACCGGGAGGCACAGGCCTATGTGCCGGCGATCTTCGGCCGCAACGGCTACGCCATCGTCAGCAACATCGCCCGGCTGCCTGCGGCGCTGCCGGCGATCTATCGTGGTCTTGTGGGATAGAGGGCGCAAGATCGCGAGGAAAGGCCCGGCATGCCGCACCATGCCGGGTCTTTTTCCGTTCAGGCGGCCTTGCTGTGCGTGCGGGCCGACTGGTCGATATAGGCGTCGAAGGCAGCCGCGACGGCGCGGATGATGAAGCGGTGGTCCTGTCGCACGGTGACGGTGCCGCCGCTGATATCGATCGCTCCGTCCTCCTTCAGGGCCGCCAGCCGCGCATTGCCCTCGACAAGCGGCGCGGCATCGAAGCCGTGGCGCACGGCAATGGTAGCGACATCGACGCGGAAGTCGCACATCAGCCGCTCGATGATCTCGGCGCGCAGCCGGTCCTCCGCCGTCAGCCGGTATCCCTTGACGGTCGCCAGCCGGCCGGAGGCGACGCGCTGGGCATAGAGACCCGGCGGCACCTCGTTCTGGATATAGCCTTCCGGCGTGCGGCCGATGGCCGAGGCGCCGAAGCCGATGAGGGTGGTGCAGGCATCCGTCGTATAGCCCTGGAAATTGCGGTGCAGCCGGCCGCGCCGCGCGGCAAGCGCAAGGCCGTCGCCGGGCAGGGCGTAGTGATCGAGCCCGATGCGGACATAGCCGCTCGCGGCAAGCGTTTCGGCGATGGCCTCGGCCTGCTCGATGCGCATGGCCGCATCCGGAAGGGCGCGTTCGTCGATCAGCCGCTGGTGCTTCTTGAAGGAGGGGATATGGGCGTAGCCGAAGACCGCGAAGCGCTCCGGCCGCATGGCGACCGCCGCCCTTGCCGTGTCTATGCACGACTGGACCGTCTGGTGCGGCAGGCCGTAGATCAGGTCGAAATTGATGCCCTCCACCCCGGCCTTGCGCAGCCGCGTCACGGCGTCGGCCGTCTGTGCCTCGCTCTGGATGCGGTTGATCGCCTTCTGCACGACGGGATCGAAGCTCTGCACGCCAAGGCTTGCACGGGTGACGCCCGCATCGCCGAGCGCTGCGGCCATCTCCGGCGTGAGGGTTCGCGGGTCGATCTCGACGGCAATCTCCATGCCCGCCGTGAAGGCGAAGCGGGCGCGCATCAGGCCGATGAGGTCGCGGAACTCCTCCGGCTGCATGATGGTCGGCGTGCCGCCGCCAAAATGCACATGGCGGATGTTCGGCCGGCCGCCGACCTTGTCGGAAACGAGGCCGATTTCCCTGCGCAGCATGTCGATATAGTCGAGGATCGGCTCGTCGCGCTGGGTGATCGTCGTGTGACAGCCGCAATACCAGCACATGGAGCGGCAGAACGGGATGTGCAGGTAGAGCGAGGCGTCCGCGCCCGGCCTGATGGCCGAGAGCCAGTCGCCATAGGTGCCGGTGCCGACGGTGGGCGAAAAGCCCGGTGCCGTCGGATAGCTCGTATAGCGCGGCAAGCGCGCCTCGCCATATTTTTCGATCAGGGCCTGTTGCATGGCGCGTTCCTTTGTCCGTGATGGTCGAATGGACAGAGCCTAGGGGCGGGAAGCGTGCCGTTCTTTGCGAAAAGCCAAGCAGTGGGGCATCCCGGCCGGAACCGGGGAATTGTTTGCGCAACGTCAAAGTGGCGGGACGGCGGTGGGGTTAGGTTCGGGCGGTTCCGGTCGGCTCGGGCCGTGCCTTCTGGAACAGGATCGGAACGGCCGGGACGAAAACGCCAGAACATGACTGAACAACATCAGGAAAAACCCTCCATCGACGTCCGCGTCATCCCCCCGCGCGAGCGCCATCCGCGCATCTTCGGCATGCTGGGCGCGCTCCTGCCCGGAAAATCCATGCTGATCACCAGCGACCACGATCCGCGTCCGCTGCACTACCAGCTAGAAACGAACTTCCCGGGCCAGTTCGGCTGGGACTATCTCGAGCAGGGGCCGGAGGTCTGGCGTGTCGAGATCGACCGGCTGGAAGACGGCGGCTGCGACTGCTGCTGCGGCTCCGACCACTAGCGCAAGCGCGGCGAAGGGGAACCGAGATGCCGGGCGCGACGCTCTCCCGCTGGACCATGTCCTACTTCGCCGCCGCCTGCCTGATGCTTCTTGCCGGGCAGGGCCTGATGGTCGTCGGCTACGGCTATCCGGCAGTTCCGGTCAGCGCACCGGAAACGCTGGCGCTGGTCCATGTCGTCGCCATCGGCTGGCTGAGCCTGCTGATGGTGGGCGCGCTCCTGCAATTCGTGTCGGTGCTTGTCGGCCGCCCGCTGGTCGGCGGGCAGCTTGCGGCGCCGGCCCTTATTCTGCTGGTCGGCGGCCTCGGCTTTCTTGTCGCCGGCTTCGTCGCGCTTTCGGGGGCTATCGACCTGCCGCTCATCCTGCTGCCGCTCGGCGGCGGCATGCTTCTTCTCGGCTTCGGCCTGATCGCGGGGCTTCTTGCCGCCACGCTGTATGCGGCGCGGCCCTTGCCGCTGCCGGCCCGCTTCGTTGCTGTGGCGCTGGTATCGCTTATCGGAGCGGTCCTCGTCGGGGCCGCCTTCACATTGGCCCTGTCCGGCCTCAGCGAGAGCGTAGCGCTCGCCCGGCTGGTTGCGGGCGGCGTGGGATTGCATGCCATACTTGGCCTCGGCGGCTGGCTGAGCATCACGGCGGTCGGCGTCAGCTATCGCCTGCTCGCCATGTTCCTGCTCGCGCCGGAGGCGGAACGCCGGACGAGCCGTGCCGTGTGGTGGACGACGGCCCTCGCGGCAGGGCTCATCGCGGCCTGCATCCCTCTCGTGCTTCTCGCCCTTTCCGGCGTCTCCGTCCTGTTCGCCGCGGCGTTGCTGCTGACGCTGGTGGCGGTGCTGCTCTATGGTGGCGACATCAGGAGCATCTATCGTGCCCGCAAGCGCAAGCAGGCGGAACTGAACATTCGCGCCAGCTTTCCCGCCTTCGTCGCGCTCGCCATTTCCCTCGCTCTCGTCAACGTGCCTGCGATCCGCGCCGGCGAGACCGTCGGGGCGGTCGCCTATCTCTTCGCCTTCGGCTGGTTGAGCGGGCTCGGGCTCGCCCAGCTCTACAAGATCGTCGCCTTCCTGACCTGGCTGGAGGCCTATGGGCCGGTGCTCGGCCGGGCACCGGTGCCGCGCGTTCAGGATCTGGTCGAGGAAGGCCATGCGCGCATCCTGTTCATCGTCTATTATGGCGCGGTGGCGGTGGCGACATCGGCACTGCTTGCGGATATGCCCGAAATCTTTCGCGGCGCGGTTTGCCTGCAACTCGTCGCGACACTGGCGCTGATGCGGGAATTCATCCGCGCGCGCCGGCTCTCTATCGTGCCGGCCAGCTTGCGTTCACCCACCGGCATGGTGCGGCCGCATCTTTTCCTGCCCCTTTCCGTTTCAAGGAGATAACCGATGTCCGACGTTTCAACCGGGATCGCACCGAAGGTGC contains:
- a CDS encoding cytochrome C oxidase subunit IV family protein, which translates into the protein MTRQAREQFVATLAMLLTLAVGGAFVGGLSGGLLVPVAAVLVMAYAKGRLVILDFMDLRPSHGVLRSALLAWPAALLSLALVRAVAVALIG
- a CDS encoding DUF2249 domain-containing protein; this translates as MTEQHQEKPSIDVRVIPPRERHPRIFGMLGALLPGKSMLITSDHDPRPLHYQLETNFPGQFGWDYLEQGPEVWRVEIDRLEDGGCDCCCGSDH
- a CDS encoding nitric-oxide reductase large subunit, with product MKYQTQKVAMLYFYGALGLFLAQVLFGVVAGTIYVLPNTLSELLPFNIVRMIHTNALVVWLLMGFMGATYYMIPEETETELFSPKLAVLQFWMFFVAAGLTVVGYMFRIHEGREFLEQTFIAKVGIVVVVLMFLFNITMTALKGRKTTVINILLFGLWGLAIFFLFAFYNPINLALDKMYWWYVIHLWVEGVWELIMASVLAFLMIKLNGIDREVVEKWLYVIVGLALFSGILGTGHHYYWIGAPGYWQWIGSLFSTLEVAPFFTMVIFTFVMTWKAGRNHPNKAALLWSIGCSVMAFFGAGVWGFLHTLSSVNYYTHGTQVTAAHGHLAFFGAYVMLNLAMMAYAIPEIRGRAPFNQWLSIASFWIMCTAMSVMTFALTFAGVVQVHLQRVLGENFMDVQDQLALFYWVRLGSGVAVLLSALMFVWAVLVPGRERRDSLTQLVQPAE
- a CDS encoding CbbQ/NirQ/NorQ/GpvN family protein — translated: MNVMLKASRAEIPAYSPSGNECALFETAWTRQLPLLLKGPTGCGKTRFVSHMAARLGLPLSTVSCHDDLSAADLTGRYLLKGGDTVWVDGPLTRAVREGGVCYLDEIVEARKDVAVVLHPLTDDRRILPLERTGEVLEAPAGFMLVVSYNPGYQNLLKALKPSTRQRFVAIEFDFLPKSAEIAVVATESGLDEARVAPLVELAHRLRALKGHDLEEGVSTRLLVYCACLIDSGMTIREAVRAAMIEPLTDEPDVRAALLEIADALIR
- the hemN gene encoding oxygen-independent coproporphyrinogen III oxidase, yielding MQQALIEKYGEARLPRYTSYPTAPGFSPTVGTGTYGDWLSAIRPGADASLYLHIPFCRSMCWYCGCHTTITQRDEPILDYIDMLRREIGLVSDKVGGRPNIRHVHFGGGTPTIMQPEEFRDLIGLMRARFAFTAGMEIAVEIDPRTLTPEMAAALGDAGVTRASLGVQSFDPVVQKAINRIQSEAQTADAVTRLRKAGVEGINFDLIYGLPHQTVQSCIDTARAAVAMRPERFAVFGYAHIPSFKKHQRLIDERALPDAAMRIEQAEAIAETLAASGYVRIGLDHYALPGDGLALAARRGRLHRNFQGYTTDACTTLIGFGASAIGRTPEGYIQNEVPPGLYAQRVASGRLATVKGYRLTAEDRLRAEIIERLMCDFRVDVATIAVRHGFDAAPLVEGNARLAALKEDGAIDISGGTVTVRQDHRFIIRAVAAAFDAYIDQSARTHSKAA
- a CDS encoding c-type cytochrome, with product MAERLTKTGARNVFYGGSIFFFAIFVGLTAHSHYYIRTSSTDETTLTDSVARGKHVWEKNACINCHTLLGEGAYFAPELGNVWKRYGGVDDPEGAREALKAWMAAQPSGAEGRRQMPQFNLTEQELNDLADFLEWTSRIMTQNWPPNDAG
- a CDS encoding nitric oxide reductase activation protein NorD, giving the protein MLDFLELEETVGRAWHRLVGNTATWPRHPDHAVRLEDVRPVLAVCFRGFGGEGAVQIAPARGRTSTHRLRLRQRMGLGEEKLVQPGRDHATLMLPGEIALFADRGLNRDLYIWLAAAMAVMPLDQVTHDDPLQRDLAILARAETTAKAILATFPGLARRYRRLCAATLEARRRRPLPTIERHVENRILSLLKKGAGLADDTLPVIFPHRAPPGYLPMLPMPLWPDALLRKEGEGRGEEDQPATGSDQQASEIGRHVALREKAENRKNERSPFILNRFEKILAMAEMVNVDRPGDDSDDHDSSAADELDDMTLGERKGRPAARFHFDLDLPPEALDRTRLTGEFTYPEWDYRTASYLPDHCRVLASPAPDTATVPQADPDTKSLIRRVRRQFEVLRPRHEMLRAQLDGAELDLDAVVRARSDLAAGGQGSDRIHLMSRPQAHDLAVTILVDVSLSTDAWFDNRRVLDVEKEALTVLAHGLAACGDRHSILTFTSRRRSWVRVETVKDFGEPMGHGVEARIAALKPGFYTRIGPAIRHAAAKLREQPNRRKLLLLLTDGKPNDVDHYEGRFALEDSRRAVTEARRTGVSVFGVTVDREAQAYVPAIFGRNGYAIVSNIARLPAALPAIYRGLVG
- a CDS encoding alpha/beta fold hydrolase, producing the protein MLDMDDELLDFEKHGTPLLPVSAREGFVENDGARIWHAVYGSGPAVVLLHGGLGHAGNWANQVPALVAAGRSVLVVDSRGHGRSTRDAGPFSYVRMANDVLAVMDHLNLDKVSLVGWSDGACTALILADLHPERVAGVFFFACNMDPSGTLDVQPSPLLDRCFARHRIDYRALSATPDEFDAFVADVSRMMQSEPNYTVDQLAGIRVPVTVAIGENDEFIRQEHMAYLARSIPAGQLVVLPDVSHFAPLQRPDLFNREVLRFLAETG
- a CDS encoding cytochrome c oxidase subunit 3, with protein sequence MATIDDMDMAVGKAEGGEADSLLLWILVWSELAAFGALLVAFMVMTVMDTDGAALLRSHLHPGLAALNTVLLVFSGWQAALAVRRGDDGVRRPLVIAALGGFAFVAVKVVEYAIELRSGIGAAGGLTELYFLVTGFHLLHVLFGAGILLLVAWRPSRANVLMIATLWHAIDLVWLVMFPIVYLT